In a genomic window of Cryptococcus depauperatus CBS 7841 chromosome 8, complete sequence:
- a CDS encoding eukaryotic translation initiation factor 3 subunit G: MVDAQRTNPDWAADDADELPPPTESTDADGITTIVSWRWNEDDKKVKVTRRVRRRLQISTVSRTQAERKKWPKFGLDKGKPPGPDRKTTITGEDVRFKIAPINIKVQQAEPEQEAAAKAPAGKMVVCRLCNGQHYTARCPFKEQLAAIDNLTGQVEEEVAPSGVLAAKGAADTGGRYIPPSQRQGAAGGAGESMFRSRDDLPTLRITSLSVDANEDDVRALFTPFTKFGNLARVNVVKDRHTGESKGLAFVSFESKTDADNALARMNGFGYDSLILNVAWSQPRGERT; encoded by the exons ATGGTTGACGCTCAGAG AACAAATCCTGACTGGGCCGCCGACGATG CGGACGAACTCCCTCCTCCTACCGAGTCTACTGACGCCGATGGCATCACAACCATCGTCAGCTGGAGGTGGAATGAGGATGACAAGAAAGTGAAGGTCACTAGGAGGGTCAGGAGACGGCTGCAGATTTCAACAGTGTCCAGGACACAAGctgagagaaaaaagtggCCCAA ATTTGGTCTTGACAAAGGCAAGCCTCCCGGACCAGATAGAAAGACGACCATCACTGGAGAAGACGTTCGATTCAAGATTGCCcccatcaacatcaag GTTCAGCAGGCTGAGCCGGAACAAGAAGCAGCCGCCAAAGCGCCTGCTGGCAAAATGGTCGTCTGTCGACTCTGTAACGGTCAGCATTACACTGCCAGATGTCCATTTAAAGAGCAGCTTGCTGCCATCGACAATCTCACAGGACAGGTAGAGGAAGAGGTGGCGCCCAGTGGCGTCTTGGCAGCAAAAGGTGCTGCCGATACAGGCGGCCGTTACATTCCTCC TTCGCAGCGACAAGGCGCTGCTGGTGGCGCCGGAGAGTCCATGTTTCGATCTCGGGATGACCTTCCCACCCTCCGTATCACCTCTCTCTCCGTCGACGCCAACGAAGACGATGTCAGGGCGTTGTTCACACCGTTTACCAAGTTTGGCAACCTCGCAAGAGTCAACGTTGTCAAAGATCGCCATACAGGCGAGAGCAAGGGTTTGGCGTTTGTCAGCTTTGAGAGCAAGACCGATGCGGACAATGCACTCGCGAGGATGAATGGATTTG GTTACGACTCGTTGATTCTCAACGTCGCTTGGTCACAACCCCGAGGGGAGCGTACTTAA
- a CDS encoding pyridoxal 5'-phosphate synthase, glutaminase subunit Pdx2: MTIQSSESPHNIVIGVLALQGAFIEHINYLHRLQPAGYIIEAIPVRSVDELMKCQALILPGGESTVISHLASLTPGLLPALITFAQNPAKAMWGTCAGMILMADEDGIGGGKKKPVTGWNGVRGLKVWRNLYGGQLESFETALDIPYISNPSKPFNAVFIRAPAVYRLDSPPASIPQTEVLASLSSDHLPPLPPSNHPTLGDPNPDHLAAVMIKQGKKMATSFHPELSGDIRLHEYWVEKCVLDR, translated from the exons ATGACTATACAGTCTTCAGAATCGCCACACAATATAGTTATTGGCGTTCTTG CTCTTCAAGGCGCTTTTATTGAGCACATCAACTACCTCCACAG GTTACAACCAGCTGGTTACATAATTGAAGCTATACCAGTTCGCAGCGTTGACGAGCTCATG AAATGCCAGGCTCTAATACTTCCAGGTGGAGAGTCCACAGTTATATCCCACCTGGCCTCACTTACTCCAGGTCTTCTACCTGCACTAATAACTTTTGCCCAAAACCCAGCTAAAGCCATGTGGGGAACCTGTGCGGGCATGATCTTGATggctgatgaagatggaatcggtggaggaaagaagaagcctGTGACTGGGTGGAATGGGGTGAGAGGGCTAAAAGTCTGGAGAAATCTCTATGGTG GCCAGTTGGAAAGTTTTGAAACAGCATTGGATATACCGTATATCTCCAATCCATCGAAACCTTTCAACGCAGTGTTCATTCGAGCTCCAGCCGTTTATCGATTGGACTCTCCTCCCGCTAGTATTCCCCAAACCGAAGTGCTTGCTTCGCTCTCTAGCGACCACTTACCCCCTCTTCCTCCGAGCAATCATCCAACGCTGGGTGATCCGAATCCCGACCATTTGGCTGCAGTAATGATCAaacaaggaaagaagatggcTACTAGTTTCCATCCTGAACTCAGTGGAGATATTAGATTACACGAATATTGGGTCGAAAAATGTGTTTTGGACAGGTAA